From Solanum stenotomum isolate F172 chromosome 2, ASM1918654v1, whole genome shotgun sequence:
TTCTCTTCATATATATGTGGTTCTTATGTAACCAAAGTCTATCAAGTTGATTTTTATAGATACTCCAATCCAATAGTGTCACAACCTCATATCAACTACATTTCTATTCCCCCCTTTCTTCTAAACTTGACATCCCTCTTTCTTTTGTGgctattcttgaaaaaaaaattctttaatctATGGCTACTCTCACAAATTTTTTGCTCAAACCCTCTCCAAATCTAGCTTCAATTACAAAAATTAGCCCTTCACTTTACTCCAATTTCCCTTTTGAGAAATCCAAACAATCAATTTTCAAGAACCTCAAAACAAACAAGCCCTTATTGATTACAAAGGCAACAGCAGCACCTGATGTTGAGAAAAAAGTGGCCAAAAGTGAAAGAGTACAAAAGGTTAATAGTATGGAGGAATTGGATGAAGCATTAAAAAAGGCGAAAAATCGACTAGTTGTGGTTGAATTTGCAGGCAAAGATAGTGAGCgttccaaaaatatttatccTTTTATGGTGAATTTAAGTAAGACGTGTAACGATGTCGATTTCTTGTTGGTGATCGGAGATGAAACGGAGAACACTAAGGCACTCTGCCGGAGGGAAAAGATTGACAAGGTAACGTTAGAAATTTACACATTATTACgtatgtttcaatttatgtggctaTAGTCTAAATAAGCATGCAGTTTTAACTAGTCGATCTTGATGTTTCATGAATTGAAATGGATGGAGATATACATGGAATATAACTAGTAAATTGATTGGcgtgtatataatataatggATTGTGTATGACTAGATCTAGCTTTCGATCAGAGGCGATTCCAATATTCAGACTTGATTGATAGGTTCAATTTTGGAAAATCTTAGCCAGATATTTTGAAATCAAACTTCAAAACtataatattaattgaaattttagtgatttttttttatatgtttcgcATTATAATACTAAAAAGTATAGTGAATCCATATAAAATAAACCTACAACCCCTTAAGATAATCTCTTTGATAACTAGACGTGGATCGAGCATTTGAAATTTATTGGTTCAAAACTTGAAGTTTATATGTATATACTTATTGAATTTTGCGATAAATATATAGGATGGGCCATATTAGTTACTAGTTTCGATTGAACTCGTACTAAACACACTATGACCCTTACATACCAATGTATAAAGTAAAGTCTATAGTTACTATCTTGCTACAACTTCCacccatatatatataacgtGCACGATCCGATAATAATAGGGAAAagcccctcaactttgtcatttaaagTTGATATACCCCTCGTGGCTGTTATCAATTACTATCAAAGTCGAGATGATTAAAAGATAAATGAAATATTAAGGTCTCTTTTTTCCGTATAGGTACCACATTTCAACTTCTACAAAAGCATGGAGAAGATCCACGAGGAAGAAGGCATTGGGCCGGACCAACTAGCCGGTGATGTACTGTACTACGGTGACAGCCACTCCGAAGTAGTGCAGCTCCACAGCAGAGAAGACGTTGAAAAGGTAATCGAAGATCACAAAATCGATAAAAAGTTAATAGTCCTGGATGTTGGATTGAAGCATTGTGGACCATGTGTGAAAGTTTATCCAACGGTGATCAAGCTATCGAAGCAGATGGCTGATACAGTCGTGTTCGCGAGAATGAATGGCGATGAGAATGATAGTTGTATGCAGTTTTTGAAAGACATGGATGTTATTGAAGTGCCTACATTTTTGTTTATAAGAGATGGTGAGATTTGTGGAAGGTATGTTGGTTCTGGGAAAGGTGAACTTATTGGAGAAATTCTTAGATACCAAGGAGTTAGGGTTACttattaaaattgttgaagttATATTATATACTCAATTGGGACATTTGATACATTTGTGTTAAATGATTATGGGGACTAGTTAAGTGGGAAAAAAACCAAGTTGAGATTTAAGTTTTGGTATGTTTAGTTTGTGAACTATGTTGTAAGTGATTAAAATTGTCATCATGATAATTGATTTTGAATGAGAATGTTCTTAGTTAAGTAATCCTTATTAACCTTGATTTTGTTGAATCATTTAGCTTGAAATGATCTTAATTAAAGCGCTCGAAAAATCCTAACTTAAAGAAAATGTTAGGGATGGGAAGAGAGTGAAAGATTATTGAGGTGGTGAGTTCGATCATTACATGACTCAACTAGATTAGTTGAGGTCTTGTGATGTTCTAGTTGAGTCATGTGATGACGTTATGTCGTAATATTAAATTAGGCTCTTAGAAATTCTTATATAACAAAGAGTTAAGGTTACTTACTAAAATTTGTTGAGAAATGTTGaggttatttatattttatcattgGGACATTTGATTTGTGAGACGATCATTATGGActtaattttgtatttgtattatgaatatcctttttcaaaaaattatatatgtatagaaAATTGTGCGAAACATATcgatcaaatttttttttccaaaattgctAGGTTTACCACTagtattatatacaattttgaTTGCACTAATTTTATATCTCGAACTCGCCTCTACCCCTAAATGTTATGACAAAGGAGGTTTTGATTATTCATTATCTTAATTCTATcccattaaataataaattaagcAATTAGGTAAGCTTCATTAATGTTAAATAAATTgagtttatttatattaaaaaacaaaTCAGATGCtagatataatataatataatttgagcTTGAGTCGTTTTTTTTGCTGTTGTATATATTACGTTAAGCGACACTAATTCTCTAGCTAcctaaaagagaaaaagtaaaacaaagaTTAAGAAAATGCTTAGAGTTAATTTGATAAGTTTAACAGGTCAATTAATGTACTAATAAATTAGCAATTGCAACTTGTATTGGACAACTCCTAGTATGTCGGCAAAGTTGATTTAGCACGTAGTTTCACACCTTTTAAGATTTGAATATACTTCTATGTTCTATATTTATTGTTCACGTTACTAAAAACAGTTATCTCAaatcatttattaatttataaatcaagatagaattaattaatttttttccttttacccttataattaattcttttgaaTGTGTAAAACAGTTTCTATAGCGGTAAATTAGTGAAactattcttcttatttatgatttcgcAAAagatttataaagaaaaaaataggcAATACGAAGTTGAATAGTAAATAGTTAGTTTTGAACTATTATTGTTTTGCTTAATGAAGTGAACAAGAACCAAGAAAGATCTCATGTTCAAATTTAGCTAGGCAAAGAATATTAGGTATATCTTCCAATTTGCTTAAGTTTAATTTTAGTGGGATGGAGTTATTTAATACCTATTTTGTGTCATATAATCTAAAGAATAtcgaaatttagcaaatttTGCGTTAGAAAACTTATAAacttaatatttgaaattcatttttgaaACGCGTAAGTTAATTGAACCCAAAATATCAACTATAATTATGGTGTAGTTTTACGAGTGATGTTTAAGGATTATGCAGATCTTACCTCTATCTCatggagaaaaaaaagattattttcgTGATAGACCCTCAATTCAAGTACAACATCTCAAAGTAATTTTACCAAGAAAAGCAAACACGAAACACCACCATcatgaataaataaatagaagaaaaaattacaCCCTACGACTATGACAAGAATGAGTTAttcggatggtaagcactccTCACTTTCAACGCAAAAATTACAAGTTCGAGTcatcaaaaagacaaaaatggaTAAGAGCTCCTAGGAAAGGATTAAAAGAAACACCCTACATGACTACATCTATTTCTGAAAATATCATATATCACATAGCATATACAATGTCTATAAACATCTTTAATTATACACTATTGTATACTTTATACAATCTATATATAGTGATTTCccccaaatataatataatattatatatttagcTAGGGaacaattaatattttcaaaacctttatatttatgaaaaatctccaaaaaattaaataaaattgcaTCAAAATAAAATCAGTCTTATCTTATTTAATACTTATTACACTGATTTGTCCTGTGGTTTTGCTTAGTCAATagtatttatctatttttgacTCTTTAGACATTTTCTCAGTCAATAATCCAATCCTTACCTTTATCTAACCTCCTTTCTTGTACCCTTCCCCCACCCACGCACTCACTCCTATATAAATACAACTTAAACAACTCAAATTTAATCATTTCAACATCAAAaactaagatatttttttttttcatcatatcaacaccaacaaaaattcaaaaaatctaaaaaaaattgtaaaatggAGAAGGAAAAACCAACCAAGCCAAAGAAAAACATGATCTTGAAGTTTTTACCAAAAGCAGCAGCAGCAACAGTTATATTCCAAAATCACCCTTTTAGTCCTGGTAGAGAAAAAAGATTTCATCATAATCACAAAGGATTTTCTGGTCCAATTATATCAATAATCCCAGCTGAAGCTAGAAATAGAAAATCAAATAGCGAAACAAATCAAGAAGAACCAACATCGCCAAAAGTTTCGTGCATTGGTCAGATCAAACAGAGGAAGAATCTCAATAAATCGAAGAAAAAGGAATGCCCCAAATCACTGGAAAAAAATCCGagtaataagaagaagaaatcgTCATCAAGCTCcaattttagaaatatatttCAAAGACGAAGAAAAATCGATGTTAATAAAAATTCAAGTGATATAATTTGTGAGGTAGAAAACAGAGCACCCTGTTTGAGTCAAATGAGGAAATATGCTAGTGGTCGTGAAGGTAATTTATCGAATTTCGATTGGAAAAACATACAAATTACACCTGATGATCATCGGAAATATTATTCCGATGATGACAGAGATGATTATCGCGATGAAGATggagatgaagatgaagaagaggtaATAATTCCATTTTCAGCTCCAATTTTAGTAGGAGGAGATAATAGACCAAATTTTACTTTGGagccaaaaaaggaaattaatttATGGAAAAGAAGAACTATGACTAAACCAAATCCTcttcaattgaaaaaataagtttgtttAGTTGATTTTGGTGTTGTTGATTCATTTAAGCTTATAATTAGTTTACAAGTGATCATGTTGTAAACTATGCTACTTGAATCTTGGATCTGATACGGGTGtgacaatatttttgaagaattcaaCTATtcaagtaatatagtttatttttacttttatgaaattCTGTATATATTCATGTTACGATTAAAGCTTGTTCTTTTCATTGATTCATTGTTCTTTATTCATTTCACCTTGTAATTAGTTTACTTGTAAATGATATTTTGCTCGAATCTTTCAAAAATATAGAGGCATgcgaattttgaaaaaaatatatggtaaTCCAGGATTTTGGAGGATTTGAGTAACAAAGATTgtaaatgaaatatattattttgaactCCAGCATATATTTATGTTACGATTAAAATTCATTTGGCAATAGAATTTCGGGTGAACAGATACTTCGAGATAGAAcgaaaaaaattgtatgaacCTTGTGGCCACGTTCTTAATTCAAAATTGGAACAAAAAAAAGGCGTCTAATATCAACCCTAGTACtaaggggggaggggggggggggaattcAAAATTAGAACAACAATAAAAAGTCGTCTAATATCAACCCTACTAAATGGAGAAAAAATACAAtagaaaaaggataaaaaaaatcatatgggGAGCGTCGAATTGGTTATGCAGTACACTATTCGAATTTAATTAAAGCTTCAAATATCGAacgaaaaaaaaagtgttattttgATCGGACACGTAATTTTTGTGGTACACACACGTAATTGGCATATGTATGTTGATACTTCACATCTAACAACAAATTTTGTTTGGTGGCAACTATTATTATGCAGTTTTTGGGTAGGGTCCAAATAAGCAGCCAAAATTGAATTTGGACCATAgttttcaaagatatttcacATATCTTTAATGTTGTACAGATAATTTGTTAGtgcatattttttaattgtttggaGTATGAAATTTTTGCacgttttaaaaaatacatttttgattCGATTAAGAAAGTCCATTATGAAGAGTTTAGCACAACAAACAAATATAACATTATTCGTGAgatcaaattataaatttgagaCTGTCGATTAAAACTAGAAAacatttatcatttcatcaGATCTCAAAATGATTAATACTATAAAATTggtaattatatataattattaagaaaaagaCGTACATATAAAGTCAATAACAATCTAATAGCTGCAGAATTTCGTAAGCATTTTACGTAATGTGTATGAAACTATATATAACTCGTGAATATActcataatataatatacaagAAGggtatgatatatatatatataataaattgaaCCTTACATGTAATATAAGTAATGTAACGTGGAAGCAGCTACTACCATTAAATTGTTGCCTTCTGATTTACAATTCcacttgatttttaaattataagttagaaaaataaaataatggttGATTGTTTACGTTTACTTGGTTAACTCCTTATAATTATAAAACCAACATTGGCATTGACCTACTACaagattttaattaaaaatacgTCCGACTAGCTGTCAAGTAGCtactctttctttaatttcgTGTGCGTGATGTTCGTAGCGACGGATCTACGGTAATAGTTATAAATTCACATGAATATGTTGGACTAttcttatatttataaatatttgattataaGAAGTATTATCATTACATATCATTAACTTAAGATCGTTATAAGAGTTGAATGTATGATGAGTTTGCAATTAAAGTGGcaactctttctttgaatttgaGTTAGTTGGTGTTTGCCAATCGGATCTATTGTGTaactttattaagaaaatatgtgaatatatatatatacacgatTGTAaatcatactccctccgtttcacaaagaatggtctagtttgacttggcacggagtttaagaaataaagaagacttttgaatcttctggtcctaaattaaagttatgtcaaatgtacaaaatgcCCTTTGATCTTGTGACCTTAAATATGTCACGtgaaaagctgaaattaaaatgttactaaaaaaagaaggaaaaactgCTTATCTAAACATActtcactatcatatatacttattttacctctagtttaaaacaattacatataataTCACTTTTAATaactatatcatatattttaaaaaatttaatcagtTATACAAGTCCCTTAAATATGGTgttgaataattatcttaaaattcaaattccgaTTAGCAATTCAAATTATCTCTCACGTCATCCCCTCTCCCCTAATTTATCGTCACTCCAAATGATCAACCTACTGACTCTCCTAATCCTTCCACTCCCATCGCATCCCAAAATACTCTCGGTACAATGATGACTCCTCCACTGGAGCAGAAGAATGCATCAATGGGCGTGTCTTCTCTAAGACTATCAACATCCAGAAGTctaatatctaattaattataacttgaagaATCAAACTTTTGTATGATATTGGACTGATTTGACAGCAAAatacttattattttcttactaGTGGCATCAATGGCCACTTTTTCTATTGCCAAAGATGAGAGAGACGAAGGGGAAAGGGAAGAGAGATGGTGGTAAAAATATGTATCTAGTTAGTTGTATGtgtatatacatgtatctaattaAAAATTTGCGTATCTCATAAAGTGTACACGTATATGAATTAAGATCATGTAcctataagaaaaatattctgatgctcaaaaaaatgagaagaaatttattatttttttgaattttttgggaGAGGAAATTCATGGAAGAATTGGAGAAGAAATTAATAGGAAAACGCGTGATTTCCTCCTAAATTGATGTGTTTACGTTACTTTCCATATTTAGATACATATAATTAGATGTATCTGCTTAGCATGTATctaagatacatgtatctaaacTACCTTTTATATTTAGATACATATAATTAGATGTATCTGCATAGCatgtatccgagatacatgtatctaaacATGTTATGTACATGTATCTGAAACCAAAATATGGTAGAAATTGTAATATCGAAAACTCACGGGAAGAGAggtaattagctcctaaactagtgagatttatgtTGTTTGcccaaaaaagaaagaggtcattcttttttaaacagactaaaaaggaaaggaggtcattcatttttaaacggaggaagtattattattatatagcgttaatttaagtttattatagaaacacataaattttata
This genomic window contains:
- the LOC125854399 gene encoding thioredoxin-like protein CDSP32, chloroplastic, which translates into the protein MATLTNFLLKPSPNLASITKISPSLYSNFPFEKSKQSIFKNLKTNKPLLITKATAAPDVEKKVAKSERVQKVNSMEELDEALKKAKNRLVVVEFAGKDSERSKNIYPFMVNLSKTCNDVDFLLVIGDETENTKALCRREKIDKVPHFNFYKSMEKIHEEEGIGPDQLAGDVLYYGDSHSEVVQLHSREDVEKVIEDHKIDKKLIVLDVGLKHCGPCVKVYPTVIKLSKQMADTVVFARMNGDENDSCMQFLKDMDVIEVPTFLFIRDGEICGRYVGSGKGELIGEILRYQGVRVTY
- the LOC125854405 gene encoding uncharacterized protein At1g76070; translated protein: MEKEKPTKPKKNMILKFLPKAAAATVIFQNHPFSPGREKRFHHNHKGFSGPIISIIPAEARNRKSNSETNQEEPTSPKVSCIGQIKQRKNLNKSKKKECPKSLEKNPSNKKKKSSSSSNFRNIFQRRRKIDVNKNSSDIICEVENRAPCLSQMRKYASGREGNLSNFDWKNIQITPDDHRKYYSDDDRDDYRDEDGDEDEEEVIIPFSAPILVGGDNRPNFTLEPKKEINLWKRRTMTKPNPLQLKK